From the genome of Eucalyptus grandis isolate ANBG69807.140 chromosome 2, ASM1654582v1, whole genome shotgun sequence, one region includes:
- the LOC104435639 gene encoding uncharacterized protein LOC104435639 has translation MGEERCFRRQELEVLDTLKAALQLYLHNFNFIVFTLFTSIPLFTLSVYYEIIVHKTLYEVSESFGGTLAHSYDLDRPRLVSFAETLPKIIRVFLLYLVPYHLVDLFSLVLTVDAASDLIGAEEEPASLKNVTLKALKKARFRGPFITSLYVHLFSICTFIGLMWLVVNHQVLLKVVFSSPYWERGYFGEAWLGIVHGVAFMALLMKYMDWSAEWNMGLVVSILEDSYGSEAMEVAAYLSKGNNKKGALLMLVFFLWGLCLRLPCLYGKCSERNGGVLVISVGMCLVCVGNVFKWTTCLLYFNECKKRVMEKKFDEEEGKGVVQAMVQEKTRVVHSEAEAVGSA, from the coding sequence ATGGGTGAAGAGCGTTGCTTCCGGAGGCAAGAACTGGAGGTCTTGGACACACTCAAAGCAGCTCTCCAACTCTACCTCCACAACTTCAACTTCATCGTCTTCACTCTCTTCACTTCCATCCCGCTATTTACTTTGTCAGTATACTATGAAATAATCGTCCACAAGACCCTGTACGAAGTTTCAGAGTCCTTCGGAGGAACTCTCGCTCACTCATATGACCTCGATAGGCCTCGATTAGTTAGTTTCGCAGAGACTCTTCCCAAGATCATCCGAGTTTTTCTGCTTTACTTGGTGCCGTACCATCTCGTAGACCTCTTCAGCTTAGTCTTGACGGTCGATGCGGCATCGGATCTGATCGGTGCAGAGGAGGAGCCGGCCAGTCTCAAGAACGTCACCCTGAAAGCTCTCAAGAAGGCCCGGTTCAGAGGCCCCTTCATCACATCCCTGTACGTTCACTTGTTCTCCATCTGTACTTTCATTGGGCTGATGTGGCTAGTCGTAAATCACCAGGTTCTATTAAAGGTCGTGTTCTCCTCTCCCTACTGGGAAAGAGGGTACTTCGGAGAAGCCTGGTTGGGTATAGTCCATGGAGTGGCTTTCATGGCCCTGCTCATGAAGTACATGGACTGGAGTGCTGAGTGGAACATGGGTCTGGTCGTTTCAATCTTGGAGGACTCGTATGGGAGTGAAGCGATGGAGGTCGCTGCTTACTTGAGCAAAGGGAACAATAAAAAGGGTGCTCTTCTGATGTTGGTGTTCTTCTTGTGGGGACTCTGTCTGAGGTTGCCATGCCTCTACGGCAAGTGTAGCGAGAGAAATGGTGGGGTTTTGGTCATTAGCGTGGGGATGTGTCTGGTTTGTGTGGGGAATGTGTTCAAGTGGACAACTTGCTTGCTGTACTTCAATGAGTGCAAGAAGAGGGTTATGGAGAAGAAGTTtgatgaggaagaagggaagggtGTTGTGCAAGCGATGGTGCAGGAGAAGACGAGAGTCGTGCATTCAGAAGCTGAAGCTGTTGGCAGTGCCTGA